In a genomic window of Dyadobacter fermentans DSM 18053:
- a CDS encoding LytR/AlgR family response regulator transcription factor yields MNVLIVEDEKLAVRKLTKLLEETAPEFEIRGITPSIAATVDWITENRQNGKPEPDIIFLDIELADGQSFEIFNRVEVRSTVIFTTSYDEYALQAFKVNSIDYLLKPVQQDDLQRAIRKYYDLTAPGKVGTAPSAQLHLETILKSLHLHTPAPEYRKRFLVKQGARLLSVETSEIAYFFVDGGLTFFKNHQGQKFVVDYKMDELDEFLDPARFFRVNRGLMVTHQAVAQMQPYYNHRIALTLHPSLDKETIVSRERANDFKVWMGK; encoded by the coding sequence ATGAATGTTTTAATTGTTGAAGACGAAAAACTGGCCGTACGCAAGCTGACCAAACTGCTGGAAGAAACGGCGCCCGAGTTCGAGATACGCGGCATTACGCCGAGCATTGCCGCCACCGTGGACTGGATTACCGAAAACCGGCAGAACGGAAAGCCGGAGCCGGACATTATTTTCCTGGACATTGAGCTGGCCGACGGGCAGAGTTTCGAGATTTTCAACCGCGTGGAAGTCAGGAGCACGGTCATTTTCACCACTTCTTATGATGAATATGCATTGCAGGCCTTCAAGGTCAACAGCATTGATTATTTGCTAAAACCCGTGCAGCAGGACGACCTGCAACGCGCCATCCGGAAATACTACGACCTCACTGCCCCCGGCAAAGTCGGAACGGCCCCCTCGGCCCAGCTCCACCTCGAAACGATTCTGAAAAGCCTGCATTTGCACACACCCGCACCCGAATACCGCAAACGGTTCCTGGTGAAGCAGGGCGCCCGGCTGCTGTCCGTAGAAACGTCTGAAATCGCCTACTTCTTTGTCGACGGCGGGCTGACGTTCTTCAAAAATCATCAGGGACAGAAATTCGTGGTGGACTATAAAATGGACGAACTCGACGAATTCCTCGATCCGGCACGCTTTTTCCGCGTTAATCGCGGGCTAATGGTCACGCACCAGGCCGTGGCGCAAATGCAGCCCTATTACAATCACCGGATCGCACTCACATTGCATCCGTCGCTGGACAAGGAAACGATCGTCAGCCGCGAGCGGGCCAACGATTTCAAAGTGTGGATGGGGAAATGA
- a CDS encoding sensor histidine kinase, translating into MNPTLSYNQIGREIWLSLFGRWIFALLVPWFVPTISYLLIGQPYLESLYNFIGGTLMIFLMTIVAFVPHDWAARYIARRYPSLDSTFRRSALTAAAFWILTFVFVTAYMLFIIRFRPFEAELDGRMIINVYLFEFVAVLLLTVLYEINYSLNEWKTLKINKELLKRAGMQGQLQSLKSQVNPHFLFNSLNTLSALIADEPKRAEQFVDEMAKVYRYLLQTNQNELTPLSAELRFIRSYYHLLRTRYDTGFELMIDVSEADLEKNIPPLTLQLLLENAVKHNSILESNPLKVSIRSMGDDLLEISNNRLIKSTPVKSTRLGLANITAKYELLSDRMPAIEDGEGIFKVTLPLIPLKTANA; encoded by the coding sequence ATGAACCCTACACTATCATACAACCAAATCGGCCGGGAAATTTGGCTGAGCCTGTTCGGCAGGTGGATTTTCGCATTGCTGGTGCCGTGGTTCGTGCCCACGATCAGCTATTTGCTCATCGGCCAGCCGTACCTGGAAAGCCTTTATAATTTCATCGGCGGCACGCTGATGATCTTCCTGATGACGATCGTCGCATTCGTCCCGCACGACTGGGCCGCGCGGTACATTGCCCGCAGGTACCCGTCGCTCGATTCTACATTCCGGCGAAGCGCGCTCACAGCGGCCGCATTCTGGATACTGACCTTCGTTTTCGTGACTGCCTACATGCTCTTCATCATCCGCTTCCGCCCTTTCGAAGCGGAGCTTGATGGCCGGATGATCATCAACGTATACCTTTTCGAATTCGTGGCGGTGCTCCTGCTGACGGTCCTTTACGAGATCAACTATTCGCTGAATGAATGGAAAACATTGAAAATCAATAAAGAACTACTCAAACGCGCCGGCATGCAGGGCCAGCTGCAAAGCCTGAAAAGCCAGGTTAACCCGCATTTTCTGTTTAATAGCCTCAATACGCTATCCGCCCTCATTGCCGACGAGCCGAAGCGCGCCGAGCAGTTTGTGGATGAGATGGCAAAAGTTTACCGCTATTTGCTTCAAACAAACCAGAACGAACTCACGCCGCTATCGGCCGAGCTCCGGTTTATCCGCTCCTATTATCACCTTTTGCGCACACGGTACGACACCGGCTTTGAACTGATGATCGACGTGAGCGAGGCCGATCTGGAAAAGAACATACCGCCGCTCACGCTCCAACTGCTGCTGGAAAACGCCGTGAAGCACAACAGCATCCTGGAATCCAACCCATTGAAAGTCAGCATCCGTTCGATGGGTGACGACCTGCTCGAAATCAGTAATAACCGCCTTATAAAGTCTACTCCCGTGAAGTCCACCCGGCTGGGGCTTGCCAATATCACCGCGAAGTACGAGCTGCTGTCCGACCGCATGCCGGCTATCGAAGACGGTGAAGGTATTTTTAAAGTAACCCTGCCGCTAATACCGCTAAAAACTGCAAATGCATGA
- a CDS encoding sensor histidine kinase: protein MIIEHYLAKFGRKQLSATASVLLLGGTALLAGFGLWQERYFSDSRHFLIGSCINLAAIWAAYRIDTLLSVRVTRFFPETEQSISRVASWFGAYAAVNVALFWAALPVYRLAGLGGQGADLQWAMRVSFFILSASLIGAGLTELTYAFRQWRSNQDELEVMQEKQLQTELDAVKQQVNPHFLFNCLNSLSVLIADAPATAEKFVDEMSKVYRYQLSVNGPDKEDMLVSLDSELRFIRSYIYLLETRFEAGISVDLDVREVFLCGQMVPLTFQILIDHAIHYNVVSAARPLHIRISTTETGQLEFAHNRQPKMLSMPLETPGISVLTSRYKLLFNRAGAVQYKEDDQQFAIIVPLIFT, encoded by the coding sequence ATGATCATTGAACATTACCTGGCGAAATTCGGCCGCAAGCAACTGAGTGCCACGGCGTCGGTGCTGCTGCTCGGCGGAACCGCACTGCTCGCCGGCTTCGGGCTGTGGCAGGAAAGGTATTTCTCCGACAGCCGGCATTTTCTCATCGGAAGCTGCATCAACCTGGCCGCGATCTGGGCCGCCTACCGGATCGACACTTTGCTATCGGTGCGCGTAACGCGCTTTTTTCCCGAAACGGAACAATCCATTTCCCGTGTGGCATCCTGGTTCGGGGCGTATGCGGCAGTGAATGTGGCCCTGTTCTGGGCGGCATTGCCGGTGTACCGGCTGGCCGGGCTGGGCGGGCAGGGAGCGGACTTGCAGTGGGCAATGCGCGTGAGTTTTTTTATTCTCAGCGCATCGCTGATCGGGGCGGGACTTACTGAACTTACCTACGCGTTTCGTCAATGGCGGTCCAACCAGGATGAGCTGGAAGTGATGCAGGAAAAACAGCTGCAAACCGAGCTCGATGCCGTCAAGCAGCAGGTGAACCCGCATTTTTTGTTCAATTGCCTCAATTCGCTCTCCGTTCTCATTGCCGATGCGCCCGCCACTGCCGAGAAATTCGTGGATGAAATGTCGAAGGTGTACCGCTACCAGCTGAGCGTCAACGGCCCCGACAAGGAAGACATGCTCGTTTCGCTCGATTCGGAGCTGCGGTTTATCCGATCCTACATTTACCTGCTCGAAACGCGGTTTGAGGCCGGGATAAGCGTTGACCTGGACGTGCGCGAAGTGTTTTTATGCGGCCAGATGGTGCCGCTCACCTTCCAGATCCTTATCGACCACGCGATCCACTACAACGTCGTGTCGGCGGCCAGGCCGCTGCATATCCGCATTTCGACCACCGAAACAGGCCAGCTGGAATTTGCCCACAACCGCCAGCCGAAAATGCTCAGCATGCCCCTCGAAACACCGGGCATCAGCGTGCTCACCTCGCGGTACAAGCTGCTTTTTAACCGCGCGGGAGCGGTTCAGTACAAAGAGGACGACCAACAGTTTGCGATCATCGTGCCCCTGATATTTACATGA
- a CDS encoding LytR/AlgR family response regulator transcription factor: MKNLSIITTGAAGEVMSVPAITVYKFGKAITVKSSDITCLEGVGNYTFVYTRHEKHLVSKCLKEVQDELSSDFLRIHKSYSINARHIKSRWPDYIHLSCGKVIPIARRRIRETHEILGRMALSA; this comes from the coding sequence ATGAAAAACCTGTCCATTATCACAACCGGAGCTGCCGGCGAAGTTATGAGTGTTCCCGCGATCACCGTTTACAAGTTCGGGAAAGCGATTACCGTGAAGTCCAGCGACATTACTTGCCTGGAAGGTGTAGGAAACTACACATTTGTATACACCCGGCACGAGAAGCACCTGGTTTCGAAATGTTTGAAAGAAGTGCAGGATGAGCTGAGCAGCGATTTCCTGCGAATCCACAAATCATATAGCATTAATGCCCGCCATATCAAGTCGCGCTGGCCGGATTACATTCACCTGAGCTGCGGCAAGGTAATCCCGATCGCCCGCCGCCGCATCCGCGAAACCCACGAAATACTGGGCAGAATGGCACTCTCGGCGTAA
- a CDS encoding beta-ketoacyl-ACP synthase III: MRQVTASISGIEGYVPDYILTNAELETLVDTNDEWIVSRTGIRERRILKDPGLGSSHMGARAVQGLLEKTNTDPAEIDLLICATITPDFVFPSTANLICDQLGIRNIGSFDVNAACSGFVYGLELGAQFIETGKYKKVVVVGTDKMSAVMDYTDRRTCILFGDGAGAVLLEPNYEGYGVIDTLIRADGAGYNNLLQRGGGSRYPATHETVDARMHYLYQDGQQVFKSAVRNMADVSAEMMERNRLSHDDVAWLVPHQANRRIIEATASRMGVGMDKVMMNIERYGNTTAATIPLCLWDYEKQLKKGDNLIFSAFGAGFTWGSAYIKWAY; the protein is encoded by the coding sequence ATGAGACAAGTTACAGCCTCCATCTCAGGCATTGAAGGATATGTCCCCGACTACATTCTTACAAATGCCGAATTGGAGACACTCGTGGATACCAACGACGAATGGATCGTAAGCCGGACGGGCATTCGTGAACGCCGTATCCTGAAAGATCCCGGGCTCGGCAGTTCCCACATGGGTGCCAGGGCCGTGCAGGGCCTCCTCGAAAAAACCAATACTGATCCCGCCGAAATAGACCTCCTCATTTGCGCTACCATTACGCCCGACTTCGTTTTCCCCAGCACAGCCAACCTGATCTGCGACCAGCTCGGCATCCGCAACATCGGTAGTTTCGATGTGAATGCGGCCTGCTCGGGCTTCGTTTACGGCCTGGAACTCGGCGCGCAGTTTATCGAAACAGGCAAATACAAGAAGGTGGTTGTGGTGGGAACCGATAAAATGTCGGCCGTAATGGACTATACCGACCGCCGTACCTGCATCCTGTTCGGCGACGGCGCGGGCGCGGTGCTGCTCGAACCGAATTACGAAGGCTATGGCGTGATCGACACGCTGATCCGCGCCGATGGCGCGGGCTACAACAACCTCTTGCAACGCGGGGGCGGCAGCCGGTACCCAGCCACGCACGAAACCGTGGACGCGCGCATGCATTACCTGTACCAGGATGGCCAGCAGGTGTTTAAATCGGCGGTGCGGAACATGGCGGACGTTTCCGCGGAAATGATGGAACGCAACCGGCTCAGCCATGACGATGTGGCCTGGCTCGTGCCGCACCAGGCCAACAGGCGCATTATCGAAGCCACCGCCAGCCGCATGGGCGTGGGCATGGACAAAGTAATGATGAACATCGAACGGTACGGCAACACCACCGCCGCTACCATCCCGCTCTGCCTTTGGGATTATGAAAAGCAGCTAAAAAAGGGAGATAATCTCATATTTTCGGCATTCGGAGCAGGGTTTACCTGGGGCTCGGCCTATATCAAATGGGCATACTGA
- a CDS encoding OmpA family protein, with amino-acid sequence MKTFTAIVVLCLLGSPAFSQPVQANSKAAGSLRQRSRVSIRVLDKFSLRPVRATIMLVGNHPGRQVAPRFENGIYQFRMSAGDTSVISIHASGYEMLSEAVAGRDLHATKIFYLTPIENSTERAREPVIEQNIPVLEDDIRATLHFPQSESDILPESGYELEILAGYLVRNAGSRIELMGHTDDVGDPFKNLLLSFDRVDEVRKYLVSKHIETTRIRGKGFGSDLPVAPNDCEANRRLNRRVEIRIVP; translated from the coding sequence ATGAAAACGTTTACAGCCATTGTCGTACTATGCCTGCTGGGTAGCCCGGCGTTCAGCCAGCCGGTGCAGGCGAATTCCAAAGCCGCGGGCAGTCTCCGCCAGCGCAGCCGCGTGTCGATTCGCGTGCTCGACAAATTCAGCCTCAGGCCCGTTCGGGCAACGATCATGCTGGTCGGGAATCATCCCGGCAGACAGGTTGCGCCACGGTTTGAAAACGGCATTTACCAGTTCAGGATGTCGGCCGGCGACACGAGCGTGATTTCCATCCACGCCAGCGGGTACGAAATGCTGTCGGAAGCCGTGGCAGGCCGGGACTTGCATGCAACAAAGATTTTTTATTTAACACCGATAGAAAACAGCACCGAACGCGCCCGGGAGCCGGTTATCGAACAAAACATCCCGGTACTTGAAGACGATATCCGCGCGACGCTGCATTTTCCGCAGAGCGAATCCGACATATTACCCGAGAGCGGTTACGAGCTGGAAATCCTGGCCGGCTACCTGGTACGCAACGCCGGATCGCGCATTGAACTTATGGGCCATACCGACGACGTGGGCGACCCGTTCAAGAATCTGCTGCTTTCGTTCGACCGGGTGGATGAAGTCCGGAAATACCTGGTTTCGAAGCACATAGAAACCACCCGGATACGCGGAAAAGGTTTCGGCAGCGATCTCCCGGTTGCGCCGAACGATTGCGAAGCGAACCGGCGGCTCAACCGGCGCGTCGAGATCCGGATCGTACCCTAG